The region GACGCGCTCACCACCATAGAGGGCTACCTGGACTCCCAGGTGTTCTCGCTCGCCCCGCTGGCCCTGGCCTTCTTCCCCGTGCTCTCCCTCTCCGCCGCCATAGCCGGGGCCGAGGAGCGGGGCACCCTCGACGTCCTGCTCTCCAACCCCGTCCCGCGCTGGCAGCTCGTGGCGGGCAGCTTTCTGGCCGCGGCCCTCTCCCTGCTCGGGGTGGTGGCCCTCCTCGGCCTCCTGACCTGGGGGACCGCGGCCCTCTTCGGGGTGGACCTCGGCGCGGGGCGGGCGGCGGAGGCCTCGCTCAACCTCTGGCCCATCTGCCTGTTCTTCGGGGGCCTGGCGCTGCTGTGCTCGGCGCTCTTCCACCGGCGGGCGCTCGCCGTGGCCGTCCCCGGGGTGCTTCTCTTCGGCATGTACCTGCTGGACGTGGTCGGGAGGGTCGTCGACGGGCTGGAGGACTTCCGGCGGCTCTCCGCCTTCTACTACTACGGCTCGGCGATAAGGGACGGCGTGGGCTGGTCGGGCTTCGTCGGGCTCGCCCTCTGCGCGGCGCTGCTCGCGGTTCTGGCCGCGCTCGCCTTCCGGCGGCGGGACATCTACGCCTGAGGGGATGACCTCCGGTCGCCCCCGGTGCTAGAGTTTGGGGGCTGTGGAGCGGAGAGAGCTGGAGCGTCTGCTGCTCGGGGCGCGGGGGCT is a window of Rubrobacter xylanophilus DSM 9941 DNA encoding:
- a CDS encoding ABC transporter permease subunit; the encoded protein is MSAGAPYAARGTLPALVAHAARMQLRATLVWGVVLGLYSALIVASFPAVEDQSRAIEQLARSYPEAVREAFSLDALTTIEGYLDSQVFSLAPLALAFFPVLSLSAAIAGAEERGTLDVLLSNPVPRWQLVAGSFLAAALSLLGVVALLGLLTWGTAALFGVDLGAGRAAEASLNLWPICLFFGGLALLCSALFHRRALAVAVPGVLLFGMYLLDVVGRVVDGLEDFRRLSAFYYYGSAIRDGVGWSGFVGLALCAALLAVLAALAFRRRDIYA